The proteins below come from a single Rosa rugosa chromosome 2, drRosRugo1.1, whole genome shotgun sequence genomic window:
- the LOC133733916 gene encoding methylsterol monooxygenase 2-2 has product MASIVESCWRYLITNFNDFQLACLGSFFLHESVFFLSGLPFIYLERAGWLSKYKIQAKNNSPAAQEKCITRLVLYHFCVNLPVMIASYPVFRFMGMRSSLPLPSWKVVSTQIIFYFILEDFIFYWGHRVLHTKWLYKHVHSVHHEYATPFGLTSEYAHPAEILFLGFATIVGPAITGPHLITLWLWMVLRVLETVEAHCGYHFPWSLSNFLPLYGGADFHDYHHRLLYTKSGNYSSTFVYMDRIFGTDTGYRKLKALEKAGVEDYGEGTCYGKGTCNGKEM; this is encoded by the exons ATGGCTTCCATTGTTGAATCTTGCTGGCGG TATCTCATCACAAATTTCAACGACTTTCAACTGGCATGCCTAGGAAGTTTCTTTCTCCATGAGAGTGTTTTCTTCTTGTCCGGACTTCCTTTTATATATCTTGAGAGGGCAGGATGGTTAAGCAAGTACAAGATTCAG GCAAAAAATAACAGCCCAGCAGCTCAGGAGAAATGTATCACTCGCCTGGTGCTATATCATTTTTGTGTCAATCTGCCAGTTATGATTGCTTCCTATCCTGTCTTCAGATTCATGGGGATGCGAAGTAGTCTTCCATTGCCGTCCTG GAAAGTGGTTTCAACACAGATAATTTTCTACTTCATCCTAGAGGATTTCATATTCTATTGGGGACATAGGGTTCTGCATACAAAATGGCTGTACAAGCATGTGCACAGCGTTCATCACGA ATATGCTACACCTTTTGGACTGACTTCGGAATATGCTCACCCGGCTGAGATATTATTCCTTGGCTTTGCTACAATTGTCGGTCCTGCCATAACTGGGCCTCATCTGATCACTCTGTGGTTATGGATGGTACTCAGAGTGCTGGAGACAGTTGAGGCACATTGTGGTTACCATTTCCCATGGAGCCTCTCCAACTTCTTACCTTTATATGGAGG TGCTGATTTTCATGATTATCATCACCGTTTGCTTTATACCAAGTCTGGCAACTATTCATCAACTTTTGTTTACATGGACAG GATATTTGGAACCGACACCGGTTACAGAAAGTTGAAAGCACTGGAGAAAGCTGGAGTTGAAGATTATGGCGAGGGTACGTGCTATGGCAAGGGTACATGCAACGGCAAGGAGATGTAA
- the LOC133731795 gene encoding probable protein phosphatase 2C 24 — MAEICFGVLSENEASSRAARRRRIEIRRFKFVSGVAAPAESTENDEKRKRLECCTVSPGMEKCGDEEKGNLVKIESEEGVSSLTISSKCPSTSAPVLNPDAKFGMVSVCGRRRDMEDAVSIHPSFCRGDQETANNLHYYAVYDGHGCSHVATRCRERFHEVVKEEIENKALHEWQSALERSFTRMDMEVTAWTQGTVAGANCRCELQMPECEAVGSTAVVAIVTPDKIIVANCGDSRAVLCRDGKAVPLSSDHKPDRPDELNRIEEAGGRVIYWDGPRVLGVLAMSRAIGDNYLKPYVSCEPEVTITDRTAEDDCLILASDGLWDVVSNDTACGVALMCLKGKAHAPVMESKGSEVENSDKACSDASTLLTKLALARHSTDNVSVVVVNLKRNT, encoded by the exons ATGGCGGAGATTTGTTTCGGGGTTTTGAGCGAGAACGAGGCGAGCTCACGGGCCGCGAGGCGGAGGAGGATAGAGATCCGTCGGTTTAAGTTCGTCTCCGGCGTGGCGGCCCCTGCCGAGTCGACGGAAAATGACGAGAAGCGAAAGAGACTAGAGTGTTGTACTGTTTCTCCGGGCATGGAGAAGTGCGGTGACGAAGAGAAGGGTAATCTGGTCAAAATTGAAAGCGAGGAGGGGGTTTCGAGTCTAACGATTTCCTCCAAGTGTCCGTCCACGTCAGCGCCTGTACTGAATCCTGACGCCAAGTTCGGGATGGTTTCCGTTTGTGGAAGACGACGAGATATGGAAGACGCCGTCTCTATCCACCCCTCCTTTTGCCGCGGGGACCAAGAAACTGCCAACAATCTTCACTACTACGCCGTGTACGACGGCCACGGCTGCTCTCAT GTGGCGACGAGGTGTAGGGAGCGGTTCCATGAGGTGGTGAAGGAGGAGATAGAAAACAAGGCTCTTCATGAGTGGCAGAGCGCGTTGGAGAGGAGCTTCACGCGCATGGACATGGAAGTGACTGCGTGGACCCAAGGCACCGTCGCCGGAGCCAACTGTCGGTGCGAGCTTCAAATGCCGGAGTGCGAGGCCGTCGGATCCACCGCCGTTGTCGCTATTGTCACGCCCGACAAGATTATCGTCGCTAACTGTGGTGATTCTAGAGCCGTCCTTTGCCGTGACGGCAAGGCCGTACCTCTTTCCTCCGATCACAAA CCGGATCGTCCAGACGAGCTGAACCGGATCGAGGAGGCGGGTGGCCGGGTTATATATTGGGACGGTCCACGGGTTCTCGGAGTTCTGGCCATGTCAAGAGCCATAG GTGACAACTACTTGAAACCGTACGTGAGCTGCGAGCCGGAGGTGACGATAACGGATCGGACGGCGGAGGACGACTGTCTGATTCTGGCGAGCGACGGCCTGTGGGACGTGGTGTCGAACGACACGGCGTGTGGGGTGGCGCTAATGTGCCTGAAAGGGAAAGCGCACGCGCCTGTGATGGAGAGTAAGGGATCGGAGGTGGAGAACTCCGACAAGGCGTGTTCCGACGCGTCGACTCTGCTGACGAAGCTTGCGTTGGCGAGGCACAGCACTGACAACGTTAGCGTGGTTGTGGTCAATCTTAAGCGCAACACGTAG